The genomic region CGCTCGGGGGGAGCGTGCGGCCCCGCCGGCCGGACCACCGGCCGGACCACCGGCCGGACCATCCGTGCCGTCCGACCGGACCCCGCCCCTGCGGGCCACCGGTCCGCGGCCGACAGAGGCGAGAGAAGAGCATCCATGGGCTTGTTGGACGACCGGGTCGTGTTCATCACCGGAGCGGCGCGCGGGCAGGGCCGCTCGCACGCGGTGACGTTCGCCGAGCAGGGGGCGAACATCGTCGGCGTCGACATCTGTCGCGACCTCGAAGCCGTGCCCTACAAGCTGGGCACCGCCGAGGACCTGGCCGAGACGGCCCAGCTGGTGGAGAAGGCCGGCGGGCAGATGCTCACCGCCGAGGCCGACGTGCGCGACAAGGCCGCGCTGCAGGCCGCCTTCGACGCCGGGGTCGAGCGCTTCGGCCACATCGACACCGTCCTCGCCAACGCCGGGGTCATCCTCAGCAACAGCGACGAGCGCGACGCCGACGAGGCCCTGCGCCTGGGTATCGACATCATGCAGATCGGCGTGTGGAACACCTTCCAGGTCGCCATCGGGCACCTGATCGAGCGCGGCCAGGGCGGCAACCTCGTCGCCACCAGCTCCATGGCCGCGCTGCTGCCGCTCACCGACGGCCGCGGCGGGTCCGACGCCTACGGGATGGCCAAGAACGCCGTCATCGCACTGGTCCGCTCGTACGCGAACTGGCTGGCCCCGCACCGCATCCGGGTCAACGCGGTGGCGCCGACGAACTGCGCGACGCCGATGGTCACCGAGAAC from Frankia alni ACN14a harbors:
- a CDS encoding mycofactocin-coupled SDR family oxidoreductase yields the protein MGLLDDRVVFITGAARGQGRSHAVTFAEQGANIVGVDICRDLEAVPYKLGTAEDLAETAQLVEKAGGQMLTAEADVRDKAALQAAFDAGVERFGHIDTVLANAGVILSNSDERDADEALRLGIDIMQIGVWNTFQVAIGHLIERGQGGNLVATSSMAALLPLTDGRGGSDAYGMAKNAVIALVRSYANWLAPHRIRVNAVAPTNCATPMVTENPALFGVIEANPNLVNAMQTMLPDLPMIEPGDVSQAILFLISDAARSFTGSLLKVDAGMDVRR